TTGCTGTTTAAATATTAAACAACATAGCATCTCCCACCTGGAGATTGATTATTAAATGGTAATACTTGGTATTTACCTACTTATCTTCCAGCACCCAGGATGGCTGGTCAGGATTTTCCCCAGCTATGAGCAGGGAGACTGTGGCCTAGAGTGGAATTGATAGGTAGGAGGGACAACTGAGAACTCCAGTCCCTCTCAccctttatttaaatatattattattatcttactgaatttaaatacataaatattaaatagGGGATAAATATGGGATTATCTCAGGCTTGGGAAAGATGGCGCAGGGCACGGTATGCCGTCTCCAGGAAGGCTTGCAAGCGGTCAAAGATGAGGACGCCTCCTGCTCGACGCCAGAAGGAGGAACTGAAGCTGGGAAGGGTGCCCAGGGTGGGCATGATTTTAGGAGCTACTTGCAGATCTTCCATCTGTGGGAGGAGGAAGGTGTCAGAGGTAGAATACAGAGTGGAAGCCAGCACTTCCCAACCACTGCCTTCCCTGGCTAAACCTCGACCTTTAGGTGatctctgccatttttttttgtcccaaaattttttaaacccttactttctgtcttagtaataactctaagtcagaagggcaagggctaggcaagctgaatttaatgacttacccagagtcacacagataggaagtgccaTATTTacactcaggacctcccatctccagacctggttctctattcactgagccacctagctgcctcgaTTTCTGCCCCCTTACCAAATGCTACCCAATGACCTGCAGGGATGGGGTCATTTTAGACCTTTCACCCAGACTTCACTAAGCCAAGTCTTCTAAACCAGTTATTATCTAACTTTCCCTAAAGAACAAAAACATTCTTTTACTGTCTATATTACTGGGAAGAGAAATAGATCCTGGGATGTCTCAGGAAGAGTTAGATAATAGTACGTCTCACCTGCAGCCAGATAGTGGCTGCAAAATCAGCAACATCAAGCTGTAAAATGTCCAGAGTAGGGGCCAGCTCAGGGGAGATTCCCTGCAGTGCTTTCAGAAGCCCCTTGTAGAGCTGGAGTCCATAATGTAGCTGATTCAGACAGGTAGCCTGGGgaaaggcagaattaggagaaagGGCATCTGGCTGGGCTGAACACCCTCCAGCTCCACCTCCCCTCCCTTACCCCTAGCACCAAGCCAGGTAGAATTAGTGAAATCCAGacagtcaggtttttttttttttttttttttttgccacccaCCCCCactgaggaaaggaagaatttctgttcttttatactttccagccctggccccagagagcagaaaaGAGCTTGGGGCACTCACCAATCTCAAGTCCTGACTGTAACAGTTTTTCAGGGGTGGCCTGGGAATGCCTAGATACTGGCCCACCAAAATCAGCTCCTCTGGATGGCAAAGGCTATAGTCAGCACACTGGGTGGCAGAAATCAGGTACTTAGTAGACAGAACTGGAGGTCAGAGATCACCTTATAGCCTTATATAGTCTCTGCTTCTTCTTAGCTTcagtctatcttttttttccttttaatccttaccttctgtgttttAGAATCTATTGTAAGTATGCTTGCCAAGGCAGGAGAGttgaaagagctaggcaatagggtttaagtgttTTGGGAGCATGGGGGGAAGagtgtcacccagctaggaaacgtctgaggctagatttgaacccaggacttctcatctccaggcctggctctctatccactgagctacctagctgcctgcccCACTGACTGTCTATTTTAATGACAGTGGATAAGGCATATTGAATTAGgatccagaattcaaatcttggctccTATTCATAGCATGTGACCAGTTTGGCAAATCCAACTTCTCTGGCCTGTAAAATGTGAGTTTgggatgatctctaaagttccttcagCCCAGCCTCCAGTATACCTCCTCCACATCTCTCTATCCACAAGggattagttttttgttttttttttaatcccttaccttctgtcttagaatcaatactgtgtattggttccaaggcagaagagcataaggcctaggctagacaatgggggttaagtgacttgcccagggtcacacagctagcaagtgtctgaggtcaggtttgaacccagtctctaggtctggctctcaatccactgagccacccagatgcccctcccCCAGGAGGATTATTCTTAATGAACCCATTCTTTTGGTCTCCTGGTCTCCTGGTTTTCTCCAAGCTTTCTCTCTAGGCTTTCTTAGGTGTTACCACTCAGACCCCACCTTGCTCCCAGCCCCATCATGTCCCTATCCCTTGGGTCCCTCTCTCACCAATCTCTGCTGTAGCTCTTCTGTGTCCATCTGAATCTTCCTCATTTGCTCCTGGCTTTGGAGAAGGAAGCTCTGGGGCAGGGAGTTGTGGGAGCTCAGGGGGAGGGCCAGGAACTGAGGCCAGAGTGCACTCAGCCAGAGTAGCAGCAGGTCTgcaggtgggagggagagggattatcaagagacacacacacattttccctTCTCAACATGGGATCCCTTTAGTGAATCTCAGCTTTCCACCTCcctcactcttttttctttttttttaaacccttaccttctgtcttagaaggtaaataaatatataagcgtgcatacacacacacacacacacacacacatgcttatATTTATACCGAGTGAGGCAGAGGAGCagtcagttaagtgacttgcccagggtcacccagctaggaagggtctgaggatagatttgaacctaggaccgccctaggcctggctctcaatccactgagcaacccagctgcccctccccctccctctttctgagAGCATTGAGAATCCCGGCTCCCTCCTCTCTCCGGCGCCTTTCCTATCTCTGGGCAGACTGGAGGCCCCATGGTGGGGGAGGAAGACGGAAGGGCCCTTGTGTCACCGGACTCACTGGGAAGCTTCATGGGGCTGCGGTCGTGTCGTGTTGGTGGGGTCTGGGCGATGGGGCCTGGTTGGGTCTGGAGCTTCCAGGCGCTGGACTGTGACTGTGACTGGCTTCTAGAAGCCTTTATAAGATGGGTCATTCATGGAGGAAATTACCTGGTGCAGAAAGTTCTTAGTAATGACTTCCCAGGTTTATGCAAATCAGAGTCCAAGATAATActtgagggggaaagggagggggagggcaggGGTCTGGGACACCCAGGGATCATTTTACGAAAACTTTGTGAAATTGTGGAATATCTCATCCTCCTTTGACGTCCTGTCCTCCCTTCCTTGCCCCACCCCAACAGCCCAGGGATGCCCTGGGGCTTTTGTGGAACAGAAGGCCCGATAAGAGGCCGGGAcggagatggagagatggagaatgGAGGCTCCCACTCAGGGCTCTCCAGCTTTTCCCTTTGAATCCCTCGGCCGGCTGCTCTTCTTGGCTAAGAAGAGAAGCAGGCATAGTCTCTAGGACTGCCTCTTTCGTCCCTGGAGCTTTCCCGGGGCTGGCCgcttcattctctccctctcgCATCGGAAATTGCGGGGGGCAGAAACCAGAGAACCAGAGGGTATCCCGCCGCCAGGACCCCAACACGcctgccttccccccccccccccccattgcacTCTTCCTCTTTGCCGGGCACCATTCCAACCTCCGGGCTGCTTTGAGCAGGTTATGCCGGGAACTCCCCATAGTACTTGCACATCCCCCAATCCGTGACTCATCCTATTTAGCCCCCAAATTCCCCAACCAGGAGAAACCGGATGTCTATTCTGAGTGAAGCAAGAATCACCGTGGCTCCCAACTCGACCGGTCATGTTCTCCCTTCCCGCCGCCACTCATCATCTTCCTGGACAGTCACGGGCATTCGGTCCCAGACTTGCCGCTCTCAGGCTGCTCGGtggattaagtttttttttttttttcttcttcccctccagGAAGGACGCTGGCAGCTCATTGCCTGCGTGTGTGTTGAAAGAGGGTCAGGGAACGGGGAAGTTTTAGCCTCGGAAAGTGATTTGAGAGCAGGTCTTCGGGGCACCGTCTTCCCTACCTGATGTGTCCCATGCACGGGAATTGCCGTGCCCTTTGGTGCCCCCTCTAGCGCCACCTGGTGGCGAACAAGTCCTGAGCAAGCGCCGGCTGCAGTTCTCCATCTGTGAggggacaaatcatttcatttattcaagCCTCAGTGAGCTCGTTTGGAATGACAATATCACACTTTCTACCTCGTTGGGTTACTGAAAGGaaattgctttataaattatAGCTCCTTGAGAGCACTCAGttcagaaatgaaggaaaagagcatttatttaaaaatccttaagTTCAGCCTTAAAATGGACACTAAATATCTGTTCAAAGGTGAAGTCTTGCCAAGTTTCTAGTAagcatcatttcttttcttttcataacccttactttctgtcttagaattgatactaagcattggttccaaagtggaagagcagtaagggctaggcaattagggttaagtgacttgcccagggtcacacagctaagcaatatctggggtcagatttgaatccaggatctctggTCTCTATATACccagtcacttagctgccttgaAACAAGCTTTTATCAAGCACCTTCTAAGTACTTGTCCCAAGCTTTTtgcaaattatctcatttgatcttcataacaagcctgggaggtaggtgctattatcagccccattttatagtggaggaaaatAAGGCAGACAGAGAAAATTAATAGTTAatatctactctgtgccaggcattgtgctaaagaCATTTTGCAACTATCTAGTCTGaacctcacagcaaccctggaaggtaggtgctattaatcttctcattttagctTTACAAAGCTTCCTAGTGGTATTATTTTAGTGGTTTAATTCACAGGAAGGAGTAAAGACTTGTCTTGGGAAGtctttccaaaatatttccaggctatcagaaaaagtaattagagttttgttttccacttgttaaaaaaaaaaaaacacaaacataaCACAAGTCCAGTGCAGCTCCACAGTGACTAAAATTTAAATCAGaacttaaatatttttgcagGAGAGTGAATTTGCaaagaaatgaagggatgtcTGTATAAATGAATAtctgattaaaaaatataaaccctCCCCctaaattattctcatttcacagatgagaaaaccgaggcagatagagggtaagtgatttgcccagggtcacagagttagtaggagactggatttgaactcaggattccCTGGTTCCGACTCTAACACTCTCCATTGTGCCTTTTAGCTGCCTATATGTgggtgcatatatatgtgtatatatatatatacatatatacataatatgtgtgtatacatatatatgtaaaagagaaggaagaagaaggagagataTGGAAAGAGGGATGGAGAAGCAGATAGGGctacagagatggagagagacagagagagatagagagggaaggagaaggaatgagatagagagagaaaaaagggaaaggcagggaagggaagggagagcagCTGGAAGGAGAGGGAAATAGAGCAGATATGAAgcttttattaagttcttaccatgtaccaggtattgtgctaagcactagggagaaaaaacaagcaagacAGCCCTTACCCtcgaggaacttatattctaagtGGGGAAAGACAATATCCTTGGAAAGCAAGATGATGTTGGGGTGGTGAGTTCCCAGTGAAGGGCATGACTTGGAACAGACAAAATGTTAAGGCAAAAATTCACCTCTCAGAGCTAAGGGGCCCAGGGGTGGCTCCAATTCACAGatggaaaaaaaggcaaattagTAACTAAAGATGTTTTACTAATTGTAAGAAATTATGCCTGTGGGGGCactgaggtggctcagtggaggtaggcctggagacaggaggtcctggggttcaaatttggcctcagatacttcctagctgtgtgaccctgggcaagtcatttaactcccattgcctagcccttactgctcttctgccttgttaccaatgcttagtatcaattctaagacagatggtaagggttatgaaaagaaaaaaatgacgcATATGAGAAACTTGGCAAGACTCCTAACAACTGAGACAGAGCAATATAACCAGAAGTAGGATAATGTCTGGGTTGACCACAGTAATATGAAGAGAACTTGGAGAGCTTTCAGACCCATGTGCAGTGCTGTGAGCACCCCCTAACTTGGGAAGATTGATGGCAAAGCAGGCCTCCTGCCCTTTGGCAGAGACATGGTACATTAGAAAACCTCaatgagaaatacattttttttttaaacccttaccttctgtcttggagtcaatactgtgtatttttaGATATGGCCAGTCCATGAATTTCTTCTATCTGACTGTGCTTATTTATCGAAAGGGAGGATTCTATTGTAGGTAGGAGAAGCcagtttgaaaaggaaatgacataaaaaaaaaagaaagcatcaataaaaatgaCTTGGTGGGAGTGTGCTCAAGCCAACTAATGCTCCAAAgtgctgattgttaaatttccagtgtAAGCATTTGTCCTTCCAAAATAAGCAGATAAGGTCTTGAGATTTTTTTAGACAATTTTGctgattgtctaaacttaagaaagtgatagagaaaatgttaataatgaagattaaattgaaatttactgtgctgtgcatattttccTCCCCTACCCCCCAAAGAGATCCAGTTGTTAAAAATTTCCCAGCAGACCCCTGTCTGTGGCCCAAGGCTCCCCCAGGGACTTTGGGCTCACATGAGTCTGATCCTGGAGGTTGGACCTCCCTGAAAAGTTAGTTTCTGTCTTTGACTCTTGCCCCTACCCCATACATTTTACTCTGAGGAGATCTCCAGAATAAAGCTTTGTTTTGGTTCATGTCTAAGTTTCCCAAAATGTGAGTGGCAGGAATTTCTGTGCATATACTCAATATAAGACACTTTGGGGTTACTCAATGGCACTCTCCCTTCACCTTAAATCTGCATTGCCCCAGCAATAGGAGGGAGAGTTAGGGAGGTCCAGATCTCCCATGGCATAGCcctaccagtgattcccaaagtgggcgctaccgccccctggtgggtgctgcagcgatccaggaaaaaggtgatggccacaggtgcatttatctttcctattaattgctattaaaataaaaaaaattaatttccagggggctaagtaatattttttctggaaagggggcggtaggccaaaaaagtttgggaaccactgccagtGTAGACCTTCAGCTGCAAGGTGAGCTTCTACTAGCCTTCTATCCCTTTCCTTATCCAAGAAGCACATTATTGAGGAGATCTCCCTATAGGATGCTTGTGCCCACACCACTGAACCCAGGCACTCTCAAATTTGAAATGACCCATGAATTAACTCCCAAAGCTACCAAGTATCTTTTTCAGACTATTAAGTTAAGATCATGCTGcctagagaattttaaaaatcccttctttGCAGGAAGGTGGGATTCAGGAACAGAATTTTTATACtcttgggaaataatgaaaataattctgcCCTCATTATATGCTTCTCTTATCAATTGTCATtacctaggggcagctaggcagctcagcaAATAGGGTGCCAGGGCTGGTATTTGGAAGactcgggttcaaatctgacctcagacactttcctgggcaaatcagttgttaccaagacagaaagtaagggtttgaaaaaaattgtcattACTTTTTGTAGGGGAGTAAACAGGGAAAAATCTtctgtgccatttccttctcctaccaCTCCTGTGGCATTCCCAAAGAATaagcagggggaaaaaaacccaagtgAGTCTGGACAGCTAGAAAGAGAGTGGAATGCAGGCTATCGTAGCTCCCAAGAAATGAGATGGTCCCATGGAGCCTCTGTCTCTGGGAGCCGATCAAAggttttcagtgtgtttctttaATATGGAGGCAGTACACATGTTCATGTCATTGGGAGCTGCCTTTCCCATGGGGAGAGCGATTTTGATGATAATTGAACTTAATGAGATTTCCATGTCATAAGAAAATTTCTGGCTTaacttttttgaaaatgaatttttggGAGAATATAACTGACTCCCTTTAGGTCCTTATTTGCCATTTTGCATGAGCTCTAGGACCAGTAGCAACAGCCAGTTCTTTCAGTGGGCTTTCTTGGTTTCCATCATTGGTACAAAAGGATTGGTAAAAAAGAGAGGATTTCCTCTTCTGGGATGTCTACTTCCATTATCTAGCCCTTCAAGCAGTTCATTTGGACTTAGTGAGACCAGTCATGCTAAGAAGGACTCACCTCTTCCCTGTCTCCTGTTGATAATAATTTACATTCTCCTTCACATGAgtactttatttataaaatgagcaactattttttgtttgtttctcataAGTGTATAAGCATAACTAGGCTGAAATGTGAAAGACACACATTTTCATCACCTTTAGGTCTCTCACACTCACATAGACTCTGAGTGTAATAAACTCCATTCTCTGGTTTGTTCTGGTTTAATTGGGGTTAGCTGGTGAAGCTCTGTCTAAATTCATacaagaaggggcagctgggtatctcagtggatagagccaggcctggagataggaggtcctgggttcaaatctgacctcacttcctagctgtgtgaccctgggcaagtcatttaacctccattgcctagcccttaccactcttctgccttggaaccaatccatagtattgagtctaagagggaaggtaagggtttaaaaaaattaataaattcataCAAGAACTGGAATAGAGTGTAGGATGGACTGATAAAAggttacaattttattttattttaaaaaattgattaattaagaacattttcccatggctacatgattcatgttctttccctcccctccttccacccccctcctatagccaacatacaattccactgggttttacatgtgtcattgatccagacctatttccatattaaaagGTTACAATTTGAGACAGATAAGAGAATAAGGCCTAAGAAAGAGTACTAAGGGACATTCACACGTGGCAGGGCAGGGCATGGATGATGAGCCAGGAAGGGAATCAGAAAAGAAGGAGAGTAAAGTGTCATGGAAACCCCAGAAAGAAGGTATCCAGGAAGATGGAGTTATCAATATGTCAAATGCTGAAGAGAGGTCAAAATGGGtgagaataacaaaaaaaaagttattagatttagaaatgaagaaatcaggAATCCATTTCCAAATCCATGAATTGTCCAAAGGAGAGGAACAAGTAGTTTCCAAAGGGAGAATTGCAAAATATAAATGACCACAAGAAAACATGAGCCAAATTACTAGtggtaagagaaatgcaaattacaatCATTCTGAGATTTCCCCTTCCACCCTGCAAGTTggcacaaaaaatttaaaaaaaaggaacaaag
The window above is part of the Gracilinanus agilis isolate LMUSP501 chromosome 4, AgileGrace, whole genome shotgun sequence genome. Proteins encoded here:
- the CSF3 gene encoding LOW QUALITY PROTEIN: granulocyte colony-stimulating factor (The sequence of the model RefSeq protein was modified relative to this genomic sequence to represent the inferred CDS: deleted 3 bases in 2 codons) encodes the protein MTHLIKLLEASHSHSPAPGSSRPNQAPSPRPHQRHDRSPMKLPNLLLLWLSALWPQFLALPLSSHNSLPQSFLLQSQEQMRKIQMDTEELQQRLCADYSLCHPEELILVGQYLGIPRPPLKNCYSQDLRLATCLNQLHYGLQLYKGLLKALQGISPELAPTLDILQLDVADFAATIWLQMEDLQVAPKIMPTLGTLPSFSSSFWRRAGGVLIFDRLQAFLETAYRALRHLSQA